A genomic window from Cricetulus griseus strain 17A/GY chromosome 4, alternate assembly CriGri-PICRH-1.0, whole genome shotgun sequence includes:
- the Tnk2 gene encoding activated CDC42 kinase 1 isoform X7, which translates to MQPEEGTGWLLELLSEVQLQQYFLRLRDDLNVTRLSHFEYVKNEDLEKIGMGRPGQRRLWEAVKRRKAMCKRKSWMSKVFSGKRLEAEFPSHHSQSTFRKPSPTPGGPAGEGTLQSLTCLIGEKDLRLLEKLGDGSFGVVRRGEWDAPAGKTVSVAVKCLKPDVLSQPEAMDDFIREVNAMHSLDHRNLIRLYGVVLTPPMKMVTELAPLGSLLDRLRKHQGHFLLGTLSRYAVQVAEGMGYLESKRFIHRDLAARNLLLATRDLVKIGDFGLMRALPQNDDHYVMQEHRKVPFAWCAPESLKTRTFSHASDTWMFGVTLWEMFTYGQEPWIGLNGSQILHKIDKEGERLPRPEDCPQDIYNVMVQCWAHKPEDRPTFVALRDFLLEAQPTDMRALQDFEEPDKLHIQMNDVITVIEGRAENYWWRGQNTRTLCVGPFPRNVVTSVAGLSAQDISQPLQNSFIHTGHGDSDPRHCWGFPDKIDELYLGNPMDPPDLLSVELSTSRPAQHLGRVKREPPPRPPQPAIFTQKPTYDPVSEDQDPLSSDFKRLGLRKPALPRGLWLAKPSARVPGTKAGRSSGGEVTLIDFGEEPVVPTPRPCAPSLAQLAMDACSLLDKTPPQSPTRALPRPLHPTPVVDWDARPLPPPPAYDDVAQDEDDVEVCSINSTLVGAGLPVGPSQGETNYAFVPEQAQLPPALEDNLFLPPQGGGKPPSLAQTAEIFQALQQECMRQLQVPSGQLTPSPTPGGDDKPQVPPRVPIPPRPTRPRVELSPAPSGEEEASRWPGPASPPRVPPREPLSPQGSRTPSPLVPPGSSPLPHRLSSSPGKTMPTTQSFASDPKYATPQVIQAPGPRAGPCILPIVRDGRKVSSTHYYLLPERPAYLERYQRFLREAQSPEEPASLPVPLLLPPPSTPAPAAPTATVRPMPQAAPDPKANFSTNNSNPGARPPALRATARLPPRGCPGDGQEAARPADKVQMLQAMVHGVTTEECQAALQSHSWSVQRAAQYLKVEQLFGLGLRPRVECHKVLEMFDWDLEQAGCHLLGSCGPAHHKR; encoded by the exons GCCTG GTCAGAGGCGTCTGTGGGAGGCTGTGAAGAGGAGGAAGGCCATGTGCAAACGCAAGTCGTGGATGAGCAAG GTGTTCAGTGGAAAGCGGCTGGAGGCTGAGTTCCCTTCCCATCACTCTCAGAGCACCTTCCGGAAGCCCTCACCTACCCCAGGGGGCCCTGCAGGGGAGGGGACCCTGCAGAGCCTCACCTGCCTCATTGGGGAGAAGGACCTGCGCCTCCTGGAGAAGCTGGGAGATGGCTCCTTTGGCGTGGTGCGCAGAGGCGAGTGGGACGCCCCTGCGGGGAAGACG GTGAGTGTGGCTGTGAAGTGCCTGAAGCCCGATGTGCTGAGCCAGCCAGAGGCCATGGACGACTTCATCCGGGAGGTGAATGCCATGCACTCACTAGACCACCGAAACCTCATTCGCTTGTATGGTGTGGTGCTCACACCACCCATGAAGATG GTGACAGAACTGGCACCCCTGGGATCTCTATTGGACAGGCTACGTAAACACCAAGGTCATTTCCTCTTGGGGACTCTGAGCCGCTACGCTGTGCAGGTGGCTGAGGGCATGGGCTACCTGGAGTCCAAGCGCTTCATTCACCGTGACCTGGCTGCTCGAAATCTGCTGTTGGCGACCCGTGACCTGGTCAAGATTGGGGACTTTGGACTGATGCGAGCTCTACCCCAGAACGATGACCACTATGTCATGCAAGAACATCGCAAGGTGCCCTTTGCCTG GTGTGCCCCTGAGAGCCTGAAGACACGGACTTTCTCTCATGCCAGTGACACCTGGATGTTTGGGGTCACACTGTGGGAAATGTTCACATATGGCCAGGAGCCCTGGATTGGCCTCAATGGCAGCCAG ATCCTGCATAAGATTGACAAGGAAGGGGAGCGCCTCCCCCGGCCTGAGGACTGCCCCCAGGACATCTATAATGTCATGGTCCAGTGCTGGGCCCACAAGCCAGAGGACAGACCCACATTTGTGGCCCTTCGGGACTTCTTGCTGGAG gctcAGCCCACTGACATGCGGGCCCTTCAGGACTTTGAGGAGCCAGACAAGCTGCACATCCAGATGAATGATGTCATCACTGTCATCGAGGGAAG GGCTGAGAACTACTGGTGGCGTGGACAGAACACCCGGACGCTGTGTGTGGGACCCTTCCCTCGAAACGTGGTGACCTCTGTGGCCGGCCTGTCAGCCCAGGACATTAGCCAGCCTCTACAGAATAGCTTCATTCACACGGGGCATGGTGACAGTGACCCCCGCCACTGCTGGGGGTTCCCTGACAAGATTGATGA GCTGTATCTGGGAAACCCCATGGACCCGCCTGACTTGCTGAGTGTGGAATTGAGCACCTCCCGACCCGCCCAGCATCTAGGAAGGGTGAAAA GGGAGCCTCCACCTCGCCCACCTCAGCCTGCCATCTTCACTCAGA aacCAACATATGACCCTGTGAGTGAGGACCAAGACCCCTTGTCCAGCGACTTCAAGAGGCTGGGCCTGAGAAAGCCAGCCCTGCCCCGAGGACTGTGGCTAGCAAAGCCTTCAGCCCGAGTGCCAGGCACCAAGGCAGGCCGCAGCAGTGGGGGCGAGGTCACACTCATCGACTTTGGCGAGGAGCCTGTGGTCCCAACCCCACGGCCCTGTGCACCCTCACTGGCACAGTTGGCCATGGATGCCTGCTCCTTGCTGGACAAGACCCCACCACAGAGCCCCACACGGGCACTGCCACGACCTTTACACCCCACACCTGTAGTAGACTGGGACGCTCGCCCGCTGCCCCCTCCTCCTGCCTATGACGATGTGGCCCAAGATGAGGATGACGTTGAGGTCTGCTCTATCAACAGCACGCTAGTGGGTGCAGGACTCCCTGTTGGGCCAAGCCAGGGCGAGACCAATTATGCCTTTGTGCCTGAGCAGGCCCAGCTGCCCCCTGCCCTGGAGGACAACCTATTCCTTCCACCCCAGGGTGGCGGCAAGCCACCCAGCTTGGCCCAGACTGCAGAGATTTTCCAGGCACTACAGCAGGAGTGTATGCGGCAGCTACAGGTCCCCAGTGGCCAGCTgaccccctccccaaccccaggaGGTGATGACAAGCCCCAAGTGCCACCCCGGGTACCTATCCCCCCTCGGCCCACACGTCCACGTGTGGAGCTATCTCCGGCTCCCTCAGGTGAGGAAGAGGCAAGCCGGTGGCCTGGACCTGCCTCCCCTCCCCGAGTGCCTCCCCGGGAACCCCTGTCCCCTCAAGGTTCCAGGACCCCAAGCCCCCTGGTGCCACCTGGCAGCTCACCATTACCACACCGGCTCTCTAGCTCACCTGGGAAGACCATGCCCACCACCCAAAGCTTTGCCTCAGACCCTAAGTATGCCACTCCACAAGTGATCCAGGCTCCCGGCCCGAGGGCTGGCCCCTGTATCCTGCCCATCGTCCGCGATGGCAGGAAGGTCAGCAGCACTCATTACTACCTACTGCCGGAGCGCCCTGCTTACCTGGAGCGCTATCAGCGCTTCCTTCGGGAGGCCCAGAGCCCTGAAGAGCCAGCCTCCCTGCCTGTGCCCCTGCTGCTGCCCCCACCCAGCACCCCAGCCCCTGCTGCCCCCACTGCCACTGTTCGACCTATGCCTCAGGCTGCCCCAGACCCAAAGGCCAACTTCTCCACCAATAACAGCAACCCAGGGGCTCGGCCACCAGCCCTGAGGGCCACTGCTCGGCTGCCACCGAGGGGCTGCCCGGGGGATGGGCAAGAGGCGGCACGGCCAGCAGACAAGGTCCAGATG CTGCAGGCCATGGTGCATGGGGTGACCACAGAGGAGTGCCAGGCGGCCCTGCAGAGCCACAGCTGGAGTGTGCAGAGGGCTGCCCAGTATCTGAAG GTGGAGCAGCTCTTTGGGCTGGGTCTTCGGCCGCGGGTGGAGTGCCACAAAGTGCTGGAGATGTTCGACTGGGacctggagcaagctggctgcCACCTGCTGGGTTCCTGTGGCCCTGCCCACCACAA ACGCTGA
- the Tnk2 gene encoding activated CDC42 kinase 1 isoform X11, which produces MTSTLPVCPTLSMSRTRTWKRLAWAGLVFSGKRLEAEFPSHHSQSTFRKPSPTPGGPAGEGTLQSLTCLIGEKDLRLLEKLGDGSFGVVRRGEWDAPAGKTVSVAVKCLKPDVLSQPEAMDDFIREVNAMHSLDHRNLIRLYGVVLTPPMKMVTELAPLGSLLDRLRKHQGHFLLGTLSRYAVQVAEGMGYLESKRFIHRDLAARNLLLATRDLVKIGDFGLMRALPQNDDHYVMQEHRKVPFAWCAPESLKTRTFSHASDTWMFGVTLWEMFTYGQEPWIGLNGSQILHKIDKEGERLPRPEDCPQDIYNVMVQCWAHKPEDRPTFVALRDFLLEAQPTDMRALQDFEEPDKLHIQMNDVITVIEGRAENYWWRGQNTRTLCVGPFPRNVVTSVAGLSAQDISQPLQNSFIHTGHGDSDPRHCWGFPDKIDELYLGNPMDPPDLLSVELSTSRPAQHLGRVKREPPPRPPQPAIFTQKPTYDPVSEDQDPLSSDFKRLGLRKPALPRGLWLAKPSARVPGTKAGRSSGGEVTLIDFGEEPVVPTPRPCAPSLAQLAMDACSLLDKTPPQSPTRALPRPLHPTPVVDWDARPLPPPPAYDDVAQDEDDVEVCSINSTLVGAGLPVGPSQGETNYAFVPEQAQLPPALEDNLFLPPQGGGKPPSLAQTAEIFQALQQECMRQLQVPSGQLTPSPTPGGDDKPQVPPRVPIPPRPTRPRVELSPAPSGEEEASRWPGPASPPRVPPREPLSPQGSRTPSPLVPPGSSPLPHRLSSSPGKTMPTTQSFASDPKYATPQVIQAPGPRAGPCILPIVRDGRKVSSTHYYLLPERPAYLERYQRFLREAQSPEEPASLPVPLLLPPPSTPAPAAPTATVRPMPQAAPDPKANFSTNNSNPGARPPALRATARLPPRGCPGDGQEAARPADKVQMLQAMVHGVTTEECQAALQSHSWSVQRAAQYLKVEQLFGLGLRPRVECHKVLEMFDWDLEQAGCHLLGSCGPAHHKR; this is translated from the exons GCCTG GTGTTCAGTGGAAAGCGGCTGGAGGCTGAGTTCCCTTCCCATCACTCTCAGAGCACCTTCCGGAAGCCCTCACCTACCCCAGGGGGCCCTGCAGGGGAGGGGACCCTGCAGAGCCTCACCTGCCTCATTGGGGAGAAGGACCTGCGCCTCCTGGAGAAGCTGGGAGATGGCTCCTTTGGCGTGGTGCGCAGAGGCGAGTGGGACGCCCCTGCGGGGAAGACG GTGAGTGTGGCTGTGAAGTGCCTGAAGCCCGATGTGCTGAGCCAGCCAGAGGCCATGGACGACTTCATCCGGGAGGTGAATGCCATGCACTCACTAGACCACCGAAACCTCATTCGCTTGTATGGTGTGGTGCTCACACCACCCATGAAGATG GTGACAGAACTGGCACCCCTGGGATCTCTATTGGACAGGCTACGTAAACACCAAGGTCATTTCCTCTTGGGGACTCTGAGCCGCTACGCTGTGCAGGTGGCTGAGGGCATGGGCTACCTGGAGTCCAAGCGCTTCATTCACCGTGACCTGGCTGCTCGAAATCTGCTGTTGGCGACCCGTGACCTGGTCAAGATTGGGGACTTTGGACTGATGCGAGCTCTACCCCAGAACGATGACCACTATGTCATGCAAGAACATCGCAAGGTGCCCTTTGCCTG GTGTGCCCCTGAGAGCCTGAAGACACGGACTTTCTCTCATGCCAGTGACACCTGGATGTTTGGGGTCACACTGTGGGAAATGTTCACATATGGCCAGGAGCCCTGGATTGGCCTCAATGGCAGCCAG ATCCTGCATAAGATTGACAAGGAAGGGGAGCGCCTCCCCCGGCCTGAGGACTGCCCCCAGGACATCTATAATGTCATGGTCCAGTGCTGGGCCCACAAGCCAGAGGACAGACCCACATTTGTGGCCCTTCGGGACTTCTTGCTGGAG gctcAGCCCACTGACATGCGGGCCCTTCAGGACTTTGAGGAGCCAGACAAGCTGCACATCCAGATGAATGATGTCATCACTGTCATCGAGGGAAG GGCTGAGAACTACTGGTGGCGTGGACAGAACACCCGGACGCTGTGTGTGGGACCCTTCCCTCGAAACGTGGTGACCTCTGTGGCCGGCCTGTCAGCCCAGGACATTAGCCAGCCTCTACAGAATAGCTTCATTCACACGGGGCATGGTGACAGTGACCCCCGCCACTGCTGGGGGTTCCCTGACAAGATTGATGA GCTGTATCTGGGAAACCCCATGGACCCGCCTGACTTGCTGAGTGTGGAATTGAGCACCTCCCGACCCGCCCAGCATCTAGGAAGGGTGAAAA GGGAGCCTCCACCTCGCCCACCTCAGCCTGCCATCTTCACTCAGA aacCAACATATGACCCTGTGAGTGAGGACCAAGACCCCTTGTCCAGCGACTTCAAGAGGCTGGGCCTGAGAAAGCCAGCCCTGCCCCGAGGACTGTGGCTAGCAAAGCCTTCAGCCCGAGTGCCAGGCACCAAGGCAGGCCGCAGCAGTGGGGGCGAGGTCACACTCATCGACTTTGGCGAGGAGCCTGTGGTCCCAACCCCACGGCCCTGTGCACCCTCACTGGCACAGTTGGCCATGGATGCCTGCTCCTTGCTGGACAAGACCCCACCACAGAGCCCCACACGGGCACTGCCACGACCTTTACACCCCACACCTGTAGTAGACTGGGACGCTCGCCCGCTGCCCCCTCCTCCTGCCTATGACGATGTGGCCCAAGATGAGGATGACGTTGAGGTCTGCTCTATCAACAGCACGCTAGTGGGTGCAGGACTCCCTGTTGGGCCAAGCCAGGGCGAGACCAATTATGCCTTTGTGCCTGAGCAGGCCCAGCTGCCCCCTGCCCTGGAGGACAACCTATTCCTTCCACCCCAGGGTGGCGGCAAGCCACCCAGCTTGGCCCAGACTGCAGAGATTTTCCAGGCACTACAGCAGGAGTGTATGCGGCAGCTACAGGTCCCCAGTGGCCAGCTgaccccctccccaaccccaggaGGTGATGACAAGCCCCAAGTGCCACCCCGGGTACCTATCCCCCCTCGGCCCACACGTCCACGTGTGGAGCTATCTCCGGCTCCCTCAGGTGAGGAAGAGGCAAGCCGGTGGCCTGGACCTGCCTCCCCTCCCCGAGTGCCTCCCCGGGAACCCCTGTCCCCTCAAGGTTCCAGGACCCCAAGCCCCCTGGTGCCACCTGGCAGCTCACCATTACCACACCGGCTCTCTAGCTCACCTGGGAAGACCATGCCCACCACCCAAAGCTTTGCCTCAGACCCTAAGTATGCCACTCCACAAGTGATCCAGGCTCCCGGCCCGAGGGCTGGCCCCTGTATCCTGCCCATCGTCCGCGATGGCAGGAAGGTCAGCAGCACTCATTACTACCTACTGCCGGAGCGCCCTGCTTACCTGGAGCGCTATCAGCGCTTCCTTCGGGAGGCCCAGAGCCCTGAAGAGCCAGCCTCCCTGCCTGTGCCCCTGCTGCTGCCCCCACCCAGCACCCCAGCCCCTGCTGCCCCCACTGCCACTGTTCGACCTATGCCTCAGGCTGCCCCAGACCCAAAGGCCAACTTCTCCACCAATAACAGCAACCCAGGGGCTCGGCCACCAGCCCTGAGGGCCACTGCTCGGCTGCCACCGAGGGGCTGCCCGGGGGATGGGCAAGAGGCGGCACGGCCAGCAGACAAGGTCCAGATG CTGCAGGCCATGGTGCATGGGGTGACCACAGAGGAGTGCCAGGCGGCCCTGCAGAGCCACAGCTGGAGTGTGCAGAGGGCTGCCCAGTATCTGAAG GTGGAGCAGCTCTTTGGGCTGGGTCTTCGGCCGCGGGTGGAGTGCCACAAAGTGCTGGAGATGTTCGACTGGGacctggagcaagctggctgcCACCTGCTGGGTTCCTGTGGCCCTGCCCACCACAA ACGCTGA
- the Tnk2 gene encoding activated CDC42 kinase 1 isoform X12 has protein sequence MCKRKSWMSKVFSGKRLEAEFPSHHSQSTFRKPSPTPGGPAGEGTLQSLTCLIGEKDLRLLEKLGDGSFGVVRRGEWDAPAGKTVSVAVKCLKPDVLSQPEAMDDFIREVNAMHSLDHRNLIRLYGVVLTPPMKMVTELAPLGSLLDRLRKHQGHFLLGTLSRYAVQVAEGMGYLESKRFIHRDLAARNLLLATRDLVKIGDFGLMRALPQNDDHYVMQEHRKVPFAWCAPESLKTRTFSHASDTWMFGVTLWEMFTYGQEPWIGLNGSQILHKIDKEGERLPRPEDCPQDIYNVMVQCWAHKPEDRPTFVALRDFLLEAQPTDMRALQDFEEPDKLHIQMNDVITVIEGRAENYWWRGQNTRTLCVGPFPRNVVTSVAGLSAQDISQPLQNSFIHTGHGDSDPRHCWGFPDKIDELYLGNPMDPPDLLSVELSTSRPAQHLGRVKREPPPRPPQPAIFTQKPTYDPVSEDQDPLSSDFKRLGLRKPALPRGLWLAKPSARVPGTKAGRSSGGEVTLIDFGEEPVVPTPRPCAPSLAQLAMDACSLLDKTPPQSPTRALPRPLHPTPVVDWDARPLPPPPAYDDVAQDEDDVEVCSINSTLVGAGLPVGPSQGETNYAFVPEQAQLPPALEDNLFLPPQGGGKPPSLAQTAEIFQALQQECMRQLQVPSGQLTPSPTPGGDDKPQVPPRVPIPPRPTRPRVELSPAPSGEEEASRWPGPASPPRVPPREPLSPQGSRTPSPLVPPGSSPLPHRLSSSPGKTMPTTQSFASDPKYATPQVIQAPGPRAGPCILPIVRDGRKVSSTHYYLLPERPAYLERYQRFLREAQSPEEPASLPVPLLLPPPSTPAPAAPTATVRPMPQAAPDPKANFSTNNSNPGARPPALRATARLPPRGCPGDGQEAARPADKVQMLQAMVHGVTTEECQAALQSHSWSVQRAAQYLKVEQLFGLGLRPRVECHKVLEMFDWDLEQAGCHLLGSCGPAHHKR, from the exons ATGTGCAAACGCAAGTCGTGGATGAGCAAG GTGTTCAGTGGAAAGCGGCTGGAGGCTGAGTTCCCTTCCCATCACTCTCAGAGCACCTTCCGGAAGCCCTCACCTACCCCAGGGGGCCCTGCAGGGGAGGGGACCCTGCAGAGCCTCACCTGCCTCATTGGGGAGAAGGACCTGCGCCTCCTGGAGAAGCTGGGAGATGGCTCCTTTGGCGTGGTGCGCAGAGGCGAGTGGGACGCCCCTGCGGGGAAGACG GTGAGTGTGGCTGTGAAGTGCCTGAAGCCCGATGTGCTGAGCCAGCCAGAGGCCATGGACGACTTCATCCGGGAGGTGAATGCCATGCACTCACTAGACCACCGAAACCTCATTCGCTTGTATGGTGTGGTGCTCACACCACCCATGAAGATG GTGACAGAACTGGCACCCCTGGGATCTCTATTGGACAGGCTACGTAAACACCAAGGTCATTTCCTCTTGGGGACTCTGAGCCGCTACGCTGTGCAGGTGGCTGAGGGCATGGGCTACCTGGAGTCCAAGCGCTTCATTCACCGTGACCTGGCTGCTCGAAATCTGCTGTTGGCGACCCGTGACCTGGTCAAGATTGGGGACTTTGGACTGATGCGAGCTCTACCCCAGAACGATGACCACTATGTCATGCAAGAACATCGCAAGGTGCCCTTTGCCTG GTGTGCCCCTGAGAGCCTGAAGACACGGACTTTCTCTCATGCCAGTGACACCTGGATGTTTGGGGTCACACTGTGGGAAATGTTCACATATGGCCAGGAGCCCTGGATTGGCCTCAATGGCAGCCAG ATCCTGCATAAGATTGACAAGGAAGGGGAGCGCCTCCCCCGGCCTGAGGACTGCCCCCAGGACATCTATAATGTCATGGTCCAGTGCTGGGCCCACAAGCCAGAGGACAGACCCACATTTGTGGCCCTTCGGGACTTCTTGCTGGAG gctcAGCCCACTGACATGCGGGCCCTTCAGGACTTTGAGGAGCCAGACAAGCTGCACATCCAGATGAATGATGTCATCACTGTCATCGAGGGAAG GGCTGAGAACTACTGGTGGCGTGGACAGAACACCCGGACGCTGTGTGTGGGACCCTTCCCTCGAAACGTGGTGACCTCTGTGGCCGGCCTGTCAGCCCAGGACATTAGCCAGCCTCTACAGAATAGCTTCATTCACACGGGGCATGGTGACAGTGACCCCCGCCACTGCTGGGGGTTCCCTGACAAGATTGATGA GCTGTATCTGGGAAACCCCATGGACCCGCCTGACTTGCTGAGTGTGGAATTGAGCACCTCCCGACCCGCCCAGCATCTAGGAAGGGTGAAAA GGGAGCCTCCACCTCGCCCACCTCAGCCTGCCATCTTCACTCAGA aacCAACATATGACCCTGTGAGTGAGGACCAAGACCCCTTGTCCAGCGACTTCAAGAGGCTGGGCCTGAGAAAGCCAGCCCTGCCCCGAGGACTGTGGCTAGCAAAGCCTTCAGCCCGAGTGCCAGGCACCAAGGCAGGCCGCAGCAGTGGGGGCGAGGTCACACTCATCGACTTTGGCGAGGAGCCTGTGGTCCCAACCCCACGGCCCTGTGCACCCTCACTGGCACAGTTGGCCATGGATGCCTGCTCCTTGCTGGACAAGACCCCACCACAGAGCCCCACACGGGCACTGCCACGACCTTTACACCCCACACCTGTAGTAGACTGGGACGCTCGCCCGCTGCCCCCTCCTCCTGCCTATGACGATGTGGCCCAAGATGAGGATGACGTTGAGGTCTGCTCTATCAACAGCACGCTAGTGGGTGCAGGACTCCCTGTTGGGCCAAGCCAGGGCGAGACCAATTATGCCTTTGTGCCTGAGCAGGCCCAGCTGCCCCCTGCCCTGGAGGACAACCTATTCCTTCCACCCCAGGGTGGCGGCAAGCCACCCAGCTTGGCCCAGACTGCAGAGATTTTCCAGGCACTACAGCAGGAGTGTATGCGGCAGCTACAGGTCCCCAGTGGCCAGCTgaccccctccccaaccccaggaGGTGATGACAAGCCCCAAGTGCCACCCCGGGTACCTATCCCCCCTCGGCCCACACGTCCACGTGTGGAGCTATCTCCGGCTCCCTCAGGTGAGGAAGAGGCAAGCCGGTGGCCTGGACCTGCCTCCCCTCCCCGAGTGCCTCCCCGGGAACCCCTGTCCCCTCAAGGTTCCAGGACCCCAAGCCCCCTGGTGCCACCTGGCAGCTCACCATTACCACACCGGCTCTCTAGCTCACCTGGGAAGACCATGCCCACCACCCAAAGCTTTGCCTCAGACCCTAAGTATGCCACTCCACAAGTGATCCAGGCTCCCGGCCCGAGGGCTGGCCCCTGTATCCTGCCCATCGTCCGCGATGGCAGGAAGGTCAGCAGCACTCATTACTACCTACTGCCGGAGCGCCCTGCTTACCTGGAGCGCTATCAGCGCTTCCTTCGGGAGGCCCAGAGCCCTGAAGAGCCAGCCTCCCTGCCTGTGCCCCTGCTGCTGCCCCCACCCAGCACCCCAGCCCCTGCTGCCCCCACTGCCACTGTTCGACCTATGCCTCAGGCTGCCCCAGACCCAAAGGCCAACTTCTCCACCAATAACAGCAACCCAGGGGCTCGGCCACCAGCCCTGAGGGCCACTGCTCGGCTGCCACCGAGGGGCTGCCCGGGGGATGGGCAAGAGGCGGCACGGCCAGCAGACAAGGTCCAGATG CTGCAGGCCATGGTGCATGGGGTGACCACAGAGGAGTGCCAGGCGGCCCTGCAGAGCCACAGCTGGAGTGTGCAGAGGGCTGCCCAGTATCTGAAG GTGGAGCAGCTCTTTGGGCTGGGTCTTCGGCCGCGGGTGGAGTGCCACAAAGTGCTGGAGATGTTCGACTGGGacctggagcaagctggctgcCACCTGCTGGGTTCCTGTGGCCCTGCCCACCACAA ACGCTGA